One Cucurbita pepo subsp. pepo cultivar mu-cu-16 chromosome LG07, ASM280686v2, whole genome shotgun sequence genomic region harbors:
- the LOC111798051 gene encoding probable boron transporter 6 translates to MGAPFDGIVKDIKGRAACYKQDWTCALCSGVRILAPTMYIFFASAIPVIAFGEQFSRDTGGRLSTVESLASTAICGIIHSIFGGQPLLILGVAEPTVIMYTYLYSFSKGRPELGAELFLAWAGWVCVWSGLFLILLAIFNACDIITKFTRVAGELFGMLIAVLFFQEAIKGLISEFNAPKSENPEPLDLKFEWLYANGLLAIIFANGVLFSALKSRHARSWKYGTGWFRSFIADYGVPLVIVLWTALSYGVPSKAPDGVPRRLFCPLPWEPASMYHWTVAKDMGKVPMIYILAAALPALMIAGLYFFDHSVASQMAQQKEFNLQKPSAYHYDVFLLGIMVNICYNLISCXLLGLPPSNGVLPQSPMHTKSLAVLKRQIIRKKMVKSAQECIKLKASNSEVYGKMQAAFSEIDASPTPKELETLTKAVMSADDSDHKGKFDAEKNIDPYLPVCVNEQRMSNLLQSVLVAASIFAVPIMRMIPTSVLWGYFAYMAIDSLPGNQFWERLLLLFITPGRRFKVLEGSHLSFVETVPFKVIASFTLLQLAYFLLCFGITWIPVAGILFPLPFFLLISIREHVLPKFFQHNHLQELDASEYEEIAGAPHRNLTVTDKEIRPDSIAGESNEEYYDAEILDEMTTHRGELKLRTVSCNEEKFVQVHPESSTRT, encoded by the exons ATGGGGGCTCCATTCGATGGAATAGTAAAAGATATCAAGGGGAGGGCAGCCTGCTATAAGCAGGACTGGACATGTGCACTATGTTCGGGCGTCAG GATTTTAGCTCCTACTATGTACATATTCTTCGCCTCTGCCATTCCTGTCATTGCCTTCGGGGAGCAATTTAGTAGGGATACAG GTGGAAGACTGAGCACAGTGGAATCATTAGCCTCAACCGCGATTTGTGGAATTATCCACTCAATATTTGGGGGACAGCCTTTGCTGATTTTAGGAGTGGCAGAACCAACAGTTATAATGTACACTTACTTGTACAGTTTCAGCAAAGGCCGGCCGGAGTTAGGAGCCGAGCTCTTTTTAGCCTGGGCTGGATG GGTTTGCGTTTGGTCGGGACTTTTCTTGATTCTCCTTGCAATCTTTAATGCTTGCGACATTATCACCAAATTTACAAGAGTTGCGGGGGAACTGTTTGGCATGCTTATTGCTGTTCTTTTCTTCCAAGAGGCAATAAAG GGATTGATCAGCGAGTTCAATGCTCCCAAATCAGAAAATCCAGAGCCATTggacttaaaatttgaatggttgTATGCAAATGGGTTGCTTGCCATCATTTTTGCCAACGGGGTACTCTTTTCAGCCCTGAAAAGCAGACATGCGAGATCGTGGAAATATGGCACTG GCTGGTTTCGCAGTTTCATTGCAGACTATGGGGTTCCACTTGTGATCGTGTTATGGACAGCATTATCTTATGGAGTCCCCAGCAAAGCTCCCGATGGAGTTCCGAGGAGACTCTTTTGTCCATTACCTTGGGAGCCGGCTTCAATGTACCATTGGACTGTAGCCAAG GACATGGGGAAGGTTCCAATGATTTACATCCTTGCTGCTGCTCTGCCAGCCCTGATGATAGCAGGCCTTTACTTTTTTGACCATAGTGTTGCATCACAAATGGCGCAGCAGAAAGAGTTTAATCTTCAAAAACCATCTGCATATCATTATGATGTCTTCTTGCTCGGGATTATGGTAAATATTTGCTATAACTTGATTTCCTGC CNATTGCTGGGACTACCTCCTTCTAATGGTGTCCTCCCACAGTCCCCAATGCACACCAAGAGTCTCGCAGTGCTTAAACGGCAG ATAATacgaaaaaaaatggtaaagagTGCACAGGAATGTATCAAACTAAAAGCAAGCAACTCTGAAGTTTATGGAAAGATGCAGGCGGCGTTCTCTGAAATAGACGCATCTCCAACT CCTAAAGAGCTTGAGACCTTGACGAAGGCAGTAATGAGTGCTGATGACAGTGATCACAAGGGAAAATTCGACGCCGAGAAAAATATAGATCCTTATTTGCCTGTTTGTGTGAACGAACAAAGGATGAGCAACTTGCTGCAGTCCGTCCTTGTGGCCGCATCAATATTTGCTGTCCCTATAATGAGAATGATACCCACTTCAGTTCTTTGGGGATACTTTGCTTACATGGCCATTGATAGTCTCCCAGGGAATCAGTTCTGGGAAAGGTTGTTGTTACTGTTTATCACACCGGGTCGGCGTTTCAA GGTCTTGGAGGGGTCTCATTTATCATTCGTTGAAACCGTGCCATTCAAAGTCATTGCATCGTTCACTCTCCTTCAGTTAGCATATTTCTTGTTGTGCTTTGGGATAACGTGGATACCTGTAGCTGGGATCCTGTTCCCACTGCCATTTTTCCTCCTTATTAGCATAAGAGAGCATGTGCTCCCCAAATTCTTCCAGCATAACCATCTTCAAGAGCTAGATGCCTCAGAGTATGAGGAGATTGCCGGTGCTCCACATCGGAACCTCACAGTTACG GATAAGGAGATACGACCCGATTCAATTGCGGGCGAGAGTAACGAAGAATACTATGACGCCGAGATCTTAGATGAGATGACAACTCATAGAGGAGAACTAAAGCTTCGAACCGTAAGTTGCAACGAAGAAAAGTTCGTTCAg GTTCATCCTGAAAGTTCAACTCGAACATAA